A region of the Hyperolius riggenbachi isolate aHypRig1 chromosome 9, aHypRig1.pri, whole genome shotgun sequence genome:
CGCCGCTGGCACGTACCcacgtaaggaaatcccgttctgaacgggatttccttgagggcttcctccgtcgccatgacgacgatcgGCAGGGGTCTCggcgcgcgcggggggggggggtggggtggttacgcggcgggtagcggcgcatcgggaccaacacgtgttttaaaaaaaaaatttgtgaaaatcgccccagcggggcctgagcagcgccctccagcggtcatggacgaactgagctcgtccataccgccaaagaggttaaagctgaattaaaagtttccttctgttttaagaaggcaaattccaccaagcattgcttttttagtaggagggcttttcgatgttttatccccctatacattcctagtggtttgggtcaccccgagctgcttggttactctgttgagaGGAGGAGACTTTTCTATGAACATCACCCAATGGGAGCAGGCATGCAAatacccacacagctgaatggtaatcactcaacccTGTGCTACTCTGATTGAAGACTACAGGCTGACTGTGGATGGAAAGAActttcattacaaatgcatgcaatattatgcagcaacatgcatgtagggaattcagagctgtctggctgcagttaaACTAcagcaagccataggtggattcatgacaacatcctgagctgctgtgaactgcagagtgattgcaaatggcaATGACACCCATTGCGAATGCAGACACCCATTgcgaatgcaatcaaaactaaactaaacaaccgaatgcaagcagagaaatcagaactgcccggttgcagttccactgcaaccaacaggacattgtaatgatctgctcagctgcctgtgcaggcaggcagctttttgaccattgtttaggtttgcatgctgcaggactctggaaagaagagcttctgtcagttttgcagcttgtgcttgctgaggaatttgcatacgttgtcatgcaaattgcctggccacattcattggaggcgtgtcctataagtactatgtgtttcccacaatgcttggctggtcaaaaggattccttcctgtgaaacactcctggaggagtgtcagccttactctttgtttgaagttcagcttagagtaatttctgaaactgcgctaggcaggtacccctagtgcagttaggattgcttatctgttttgtttgttctgttgcgattgtcctgtcccagcggtggtcgacaggaaatcgttctgatctctgttcttggagtatagctggtgcagcggttgctaccagctatctcttctgatctgtctcacttggatcgcactagcatcttgcgctagcgctgtggatccttctgttctgtctccttggatcgcactagccactttccgctagtgctgtggatccttctgttctgccttcctggatcgcactagcatcctgcgctagtgctgtggatccttctgttctgctactctgtctgcctggatcgcactcgcctagcgctgtggatccttctgttctgctactctgtacctggatcgcactagcatcctgcgctagtactgtggatctttctgttctgtcttcctggatcgtgctagccactttcgctagtgctgtggatcctatctctcgcttgtccctgttttcgtgtgtctgtcttctctgctacgaacgcttgctggaggctcggtgaggtaaccgttaagcaagcgctcgcgtcctctgttacatgtttgtctgtcgatggttagttaggtgtgcttttctctattgtgcttatcacgtggagaccgcgcatgaacgcgtgcactgttacgaatgagtgcggtgttcgcgttcagttagcgtttgttattttccgtatctcctcattgtatgatttgctgtgcctttgctatccttgtattctgttctgatctgccttgtgtcacttttggcaatcgcctttcttgcggctgCGTTTGTTTCgtacctgctgttgtgtgtgcgctgtcgcggggtggcgactagattggcgcacacacaacctgtccctttgctcgttctcattcgcaatcgcttctcttgcgattgcgttctgcgcttcgtacaattcctgtctggcatttgtggaggtacagaggattggttcctctgcactcctcagcgccatctgccgacaggaatttccctctacgggggcgtagcaccttttgctgggttcctgcaattatacgcttgtggaggatttccgccgtatcggcgcacgcgttgtgcgccgatcacggagaaagttccacaatcgttacagacatGCTACAGTAGAGATCCTGACAGTATCTCTACTTTGTGCTGCTAATAGATGCTTGATTGCAAAGCACTGGAAAGGCCCTATGCCCCCTTCATCGTGGTTGTTACATAAAATCTGCTGGATTTACCACAGGGAGCAGATTATGCACACACTCAAGTCCACCAAGCATATAGTCGATCATGTGTGGGCTCCCTGGATTGATAAATGTTCGCTTGGAAAACCCCCTTCAATATGAGTTATGTGCCTGTGGACTGTTTCTAGTAACAACGTACCAttcttgataccagggctgtggagtcagagttggagcaattttgggtacctggagtcagaatctgtggtttcaaaaactgaggagtcagtcggGTGATttgtgtaccaaatccacagccctagtaagtattagactaaggagtcggagttgaggtcggaaccattttgggtacctggagtcagagttggagttggtggtttgctaaagtgaggagtcggatgatttttgtaccgactccacagccatgaTAGCAACTGCACATTTTTTGTATGCCGACTGTTATATTGTTTCTGTTTATGTTATTTCTTGAAATTTTGATTGTGATACTCTGTTCTACACACTCCAGCTAGACAGTGATGTGTTATTGGAGACATGTATCactaaaaattcaataaaaatcatagtaaaaaaaacaaacaaacaaaaaaaacagggacATAGCACTTCTGGAAAAGAAATGTAAGAGGGGTTCCTCACCTTTTGCACAGCATACTTTGAGACAAGCTGAAAAGAATGCACTTTTTAACCTCAAGAAAAATCTATCAATTATAGTAAAACCTGCCGATAAGGGGGAAGCTGTAGTTATTATGAAGAAAAGTGATTATGTGCAAGAGATCTTGAGACAATTTGGAGACAACTGTGTACAAAAAAAATTGGATAGTACCCCACGTTTAGGTTTCTGGAGGAACTTAAAAAGATTCTGGATGAGGCACTTTGAAACAATATACCGTAttgaggtagtccccggttaacgaacgagatagttaCAGTAGGCtcgtttttaacctccctggtggtaagcccgagctgaggatttctcaggccctggtgggccgatttgcataatttttttttgttacacgcagctagcactttgctagctgggtGTACAAACCGATCGACGCCActacccgccgcccccccccagaccccttgcgcagcctggtcaatcaccgccaggcagcgctaaggggtggatctggactccctccgacgccatgacgtcgatgatgtcatcccaatcgtcaccatggcaacggggaaaccaaacaggaaatcccgttctgaacggaaggggggatgccgctgcaaaaaaaacaacaacaaaaaaacaaaacatttaaagtgctgcgctgccccctggcagttttaatagaccgccagggaggttaacctgaatccgttcttaagtcggaactctATGCCGTTtctgccccctttgcctccagtgcccccctctgtctctcactGTGCCTGTTTGTCCTCCCTCTGTGCTTGTTTGTCCCTCCCTGTGCTTGTTTGCACCCCCATGTCTCTGTTTGTCCCCCTATTTGTCTCTGTTTGTCCCCCCATGCGCCTCCGTTCGTCTCCCCCTTAGGTCGTTTGCCCCCCACTGTGCCTCCATTGGTGTCCCTCCCCGCAGAGCTGgactcaccttccagcaggagtcCAACGTTGTCCATCTAGCCACTCCGCCTCCTGCTCACTCTATTGGTACAGCATCGCCTTGCTTCCTgactgtcatgtgacatacaggaagcggtgctgtacgtggctagagggagctggaagagaacagacagcgttggactcattCGGAGGTGAGTCTAATGCTGCTGCTGCATGTGCCGGcacttgggggaagtttgaagccacttcgtCAAACTTCCCCCACGCAGAAAAATGACGTCATCGCGACGGGATCGggctgttcgtatcggcgggtcgctcGTAAGTCGGGCGTATGTAACCCGAAGGCTACCTGTATACTCGAATactagtcgactccaatattcaaccgttaagctggaattttttattgacacaagtataagtctacccagcaaatttaatggctgcacttggggcccaggaggggttaatgactgcactgcatatagtactgcagtcattaacccctcctgtcccttaaagagaaccctaggTGCCATCTtataatcctaataggacccagaggcatgtcgtgtGTACAATGACATGTCTCTGGGTCATTGTATCGCCGCTCCCAGCCCCCCTGCGCCGTGCTGCACCCCCTTAAAAGATCGCTagcctagcgacaatctgcttgtagcaagcctgctttatttatgtgaggctgtcagtCAGCCTCACAGCATCGCCCCCTCAATAACACGCTCCCCCCGCCGCTCTCCGTCTGTttgcttcctccaataggaagccaagccgcgaCCTAGGAGTACTTTGCAGCGtggcacggggaggggggggggggggagtcttgcTGGCAGTGGCGAtagtgacccagaggcatgttatTGTGCACacaacatgcctctgggtcctattaggattataatatgccacctcgagttctctttaagtgcagccaataactcctccaggcccttaAGTGAAACAATTACTCACTCCCCTTCCTGAAGCCCAgcatttcccccctgccccttttcttgttaattgttgtggccaggactttcagacctgtgtttaagtatcacttaccactggataaattgctgcaaatgggaatgtcactaatagtacacacataactcagtgtgcttagtgttgcccgtgactcgtgtataagtcgacccctatacttttatgaagtgaatcagaccttattttccagacttatactcgagtatatacagtaatcgaTGAGAAATGGATTATTTGTATTCTGCTGTCTATTGAAACTGCATATCGTTTGTTATGGAGCTACTCTCTCTAGGTATCTCCAAGTGTAGGGGTCTATATTTGGTTACCCCCCGTGGACACTCTTTTAGTAACTGGAGATTCTCTTTTCTTGAGTGTAGAGGTCTATATACCGAGTATTTTCACTGATCTCTACTATCCTGGTTTTTAACCTTCTTTTCCTCTTTGGTTTGGGAACTTTTCCcatctttctttctttttgaTATTGGATTTTAATCTGAGTTAtgtctgttttgttttctttttagaaTTTTATATACACAAAGGCCTGAGGAAGGGATTATCTTGCCTGAAACAAACTTGTGTCATTGCCTAAACAATAATTGCTAATTATGTCAAGCTAGACTACATATTCAGTCAGTCTCATGAAGGATTATTTTGTCCTGTCGCTAGATTGTGATATTCATGAAGATTGAATACCTGGATGAGAATTATTATGAAAAACACCATTTTTGTGTCAATAAAAGTTAATTAAGTTTTCTACTGCAATATTTTGTTCTGGTGTCTTGAAGAAACCATATGTCCTTATAAAGTTATATAAGGGTGCAGACATCAGCAGATGTTTGACAGAGGGCAGTAGGAGATGCAGgcagcagaagaggagtgacaGAAAAAGAAGGTGGTGGCTGCAGGCAGCAAAGGTGAGACAGAGGAAAGGTAGGGAttgcaggcagcagcagtggtgtaACAGAAAGGGAAGGTGGTGGATgcaggaagcagcagcagagatgtGACAGAGAGGGAAGGTGGTGGCTGCAGGTAGCAGAGGTGTGACAGAGGTAAGGtgagagctgcaggcagcagcagACATGTGACAGAGAGGCAAGGTGGGGGATGCAGGTAGCAGCAGAGGTGTGACAGAAAGAGAAGGTGGAGGATGCAGGCAGCAGTGGTGTGACTGAAAGGGAAGGTGgtggctgcaggcagcagaggtgagACAGAGGTTAGGTTGGGGttgcaggcagcagcagtggtgtaACAGAGAGGGAAGGTGAGGGATGCAGGCAGCAGTAGAGATGAGGCAGAAAGGGAAGGTGGAGgatgcaggcagcagcagtgtgactGAAAGGGAAGGTGGTGGCTGTAGGTAGCAGAGGTGTGACAGAGGTAAGGCGAGGGCTTCAGGTAGCAGTAGATGTGTGCCAAAGAGGGAAGGTGGGgcatgcaggcagcagcagtgatgtGACTAAAAGGGAAGGTGGGGGTTGCAGGTTGCAGCAAAGGTGTGCCAGAGAGGGAAAATGGGAGCTGCGGCCAGGAGCAGAGGTGTGAGAGGGGGAAGGTAGGTGttgcaggcagcagcagaggtaggaCAATGAAGGAAGGTGGAGGATGAAGGCAGCAAAGGTGTGACAGAGAGGGAAGGTGGAGgatacaggcagcagcagaggtGTAACAGAGAGGGAAAGTggaggatgcaggcacctgcagaGGTGTGACAGAGAGGGAAGGTGGAGgatgcaggcagcagcagaggtGTGACAGGGAAGGTGGAGgatgcaggcagcagcagaggtGTAACAGAGAGGGAAGGTGGAGgatgcaggcagcagcagaggtGTGACTGAGGGAAGGTGGAGgatgcaggcagcagcagaggtGTGACAGAGGGAAGGTGGAGgatgcaggcagcagcagaggtATGACAATGAAGGAAGGTGGAGGATGCAGGCAGCAGCAAAGATGTGACAGAGAGGGAAGGTGGAGgatacaggcagcagcagaggagtGACAGAAAAGTGGGAAATGCAGACAGCAGAAGAGGTGTGTAGGATATTTTTCAGAAtatcgtacccccccccccctcccttaggaAGTGAGCCATAATGCCCGTCCTtgtctcccctccccaaggaagtgagCCATATTTTCTGCCCTTTCTTCCCCTCCCCTAGGAAGTGAGTCATAACTGAGGACAGGACTGAGAGCCTCTGAGTGATGTCATATCACATGGCACTATACTGAGGATAGTCTACAGGTAGACAGTAGTGGGAGTCTGGTCTGATTACATACAGGGCCCATCCTATGggcacaaataaaataaaaactcttTATTCAACAAAGTCTGGCACGAGTAAATGATAGAAATGTTACGTTGCAGTATTATATAAAGTCATTTTCCATTGTGCTCCCCCTCTGGTCACCTTTCACAGTGGAGGCTGCCAATTTGGGCAGACAGGCTGGTCAAGTTCTGGGAAGGAGGCCAAGCAGAAACCCAGCCAATAGAAGCAGCTGGCTCTTCTGAATACTGGCGACAATGACCAGAGGAGAGAAGGAACACTGACAGGATGGAGGTAGATGGAAGAAACCAGGAATGAAATGCAGGGACATCTGAGGAAGTGTTGTGTGCATCTCATAAAGACCTCCTTCCATTTCAACAGAGTGGAAATAATGTTCCAGGGTAGTCATTCACATTTATGAGGTGAGAAGACACAACAGAGCGCAGCCTACAGTGCAGACTCCTGAAAATAAGCTGAAATTCCGCTGCACTTCACCTGGTGGAACAGAATGATAGCTGTGAGCGATGGCAAAACTCCCAACTTCATCAATCCACCTTCCAGGACTTCAGCTCTACTTGGCAGATAAATCATACAACTTCCCTGTGCTGCCTAACCAATATGGCTGGGTGGGAAACATTCAAATATGAGGCTGATGAATGTTAGCTGTGCGGTTCCCCATTAATGGGTTGGAGCTGGACTCATCTTGTCACTATCCAGTAAGTCTAACACCTACACTGTCCAGAACTGGCAGAAATGCCAGGAACGTTATGGGAGTCCTCTATAGCATGAGCAGGAGTCACATGACAATCTCTTTGCGGGAGGCGGTTCCCTTGGCCAGCGACTCCTGCAGTCTCCGCCAGTCCTCTGGGCTGTTGCTGCTCATGGCTTTGGTGTAGAGACTAACCTGCTCCTGCAGCTTCTCCAGCTGATTCTGGGTGGCTTGGTTAATCCTGGCCAGTTCTTTTGTTTTTATAGCGATACTCAGCAGGCCGGAGTGGTGCAGAACGTCGAGGGTGTTCTGGAATCTCAGACTTTTGTTCTTCTGCTGAGATATCACTGAATGTTCAGTTTTGTGAGAGGTGTCTGAAAATGTTGCTGCCCGTAGATCACTCTCATCTGTGCCATAACTGTCCCCGGCGTCACTTTGTGCGATGGCCAAGTCTGGCACCTCGTTGCGTACATCTGGAAGGTGACCCTCGCTGGTAACTGCAAGGACTTTCTCTCCAGTACTGGTGCAGGTGGGAGCCGGTAGTGGCTTCTTATTCTGGTTGTGGCGGCAGTTATCAGCCACTCTCTTGTTACCCCGCAGAGGCAGATGTGAGGGATGCGATGCAATCCTGGGGTCTGCCACCCGCTTGTTACCCCGCAGAGGCAGTTGTGATGGGTGCGATGCAATCCTGGGCTCTGCCACCCGCTTGTTACCCCGCAGAGGCAGTTGTGATGGGTGCGATGCAATCCTGGGCTCTGCCACCTGCTTGTTATCCCGCAGAGGCAGTTGTGATGGGTGCGGTGCGATCCTGGGGTAAGAGTTCAGGATGGGGAGGTATCTGGTTGGCTTCCTGCTGGGTGCTCGAGACTTGTTAGGAGTTAATGATGGAGGAAACAGCAAAATCTGTGAAGAGTTTGGCAGCAGCTGGAAGGAAGGCCGGACAGTCCAGGAAGGCATGCGCGGGCCAGATCCCTGAGGAGAAGGAAAAAACACAGTCAGTCTCCAGAATGGCCAGTGGGACTCCTGGAATCTTTGGCGGAGCTGCACACAGGGGAAAGCAATGCTCAGCGCACAATACTGCAGCCAGCAAATCCCGGGAACATCACACTTACTGAGCCTGACAGGGAGCACAACCTGCAGTGCAATCACATCACTGCACAGAGGAAGCGAGAGCCAACACATTACATCCACACTGGGGACACCCTGCTAAACCACAATGACTTACGCACAAGTCATTCACAGCAATGTTACCTCCCCTGTCTGCAAGCAGACACACAGGGAATATTTATTATACatacctctcctgcagcactttacagataacATAGCAATATCACTTCCTGtcttctgaggagctcacaagctaatcccttccacagttatagtctaatgccctaccatattattatgattatatttatgtatttatatagcactgacatcttcctcaacactttacagagtatatactgtatattctagcGTATAAGGCTACTTTTTACCCCTTGAAAATCttatgaaaagtcaggggtcatcttatacggcgggtgtcattgatgccaggtgatacgccctatcctgttaccgactctcaaatatcactgctgaggactgtagtgaagctacACAGGCacacgtgtgagatctgagaggcagagaaggaggtaaacaggaaacatgaaagatatgtgttttatgggcacagcgcgatctattcttccaccccgctctgataaacaggtagacagggagagctgaccaatgcacttagggagagttgaccaattccaccagtcagttgcctatatacGGTTATATGCTGGGCACCACATACAGAACAGCACCAGTTGTTCATATATAGcacaagtatatatttttttttattttgtgtgcattggaagaggggtagtcttatatggggcGTATAactcaaactctatattttaactggaaaagtgttgtgtgtgtgtgtgtgtgtgtgggggggggggggggggggggcgtcggggtcatcttatacacccagtcgtcttatacgccggaatatacggtagtccTGtaactgcctgtcctcagaggagctctcaatATAATCCTACCACGGCCGTatgtcataccatattattatgaataataataataataatatgtgtcatcttctgcagcacttcacagagtatatagtcatgtagtggtgagcagcatggtggtgtagtggttagcgatctCGCCGCGCTGAGTCTCCggttcgagtcccagccaggtcaacatctgcaaggagtttgtatgttcgccctgtgtctgcgtgggtttcatccaagcactctggtttcctcccacatccccaaaacatacagataagttaattggcttccccttaattggccctagactatgatacatgcactttacaatacatacatagacatatgactatggtagggactagattgtgagcccctctgaggcacagttagtgacaagacaacatatactctgtacatcgctgcataatatgtcggcgctatataaatacttaaataaataaaatattagaatgtcagtgactgtcctcagcggAGTTCACTATCCAATCCAttccatagtcaaagtctaatccctaccatattattattattattatgttttatataccactgacatcttctgcagcactttacagagtacatagccaaagTCACAAAGTCACTACCTATTATTAGAGGAGCTCCTAGTCTCATCCTTAGCATAGTCTAAGGCCAGTATTAGAAAGGGAAGTAATTGAATGACTGGTAGGTTTTACTGATGTGGCAGGAAACCCATATAAACATTGGGAGATCATATGAATTCCATGCATATGGAGTCCTGGTCCAGATTTGCAACTGGGATCAAGCCCTGAAAGATGAATGGTATAATTATATACTACTGTGCCCCCCACCTCACCTAACAACATGGCAAATCTGGTAAGTTTTTATCAGGTCTGTAGTCAACAAGGCCCCTGAAGACTCCGTAGGCCCTAAACACGTGCCTAGGATGACGtgtgcatgatctggtttttgcCTACAAACAATTTTAATGACATTTATACTATTATACTACTGAAAACTGTGTGTCAAATAGTGAGATTACGTAGACTTTAAGAATGTGATGTACATCCCTGCAAACATTAACAAGCTCCTCACTGACAGAGTCCAGCTAGTGTTGGGAaacaggagagggaagggtcaGTGTTGGGGgaataggagagggaagggtcagTGTTGGGGgaataggagagggaagggtcagTGTTGGGgaataggagagggaagggtcagTGTTGGGgaataggagagggaagggtcagTGTTGGGgaataggagagggaagggtcagTGTTGGGgaataggagagggaagggtcagTGTTGGGgaataggagagggaagggtcagTGTTGGGgaataggagagggaagggtcagTGTTGGGGAATAGGAGAGGCAAGGGTCGGTGTTGGGGAATAGGAGAGGAAAGGGTCAGTGTTGGGGAATAGGAGAGGCAAGGGTCGGTGTTGGGGAATAGGAGGGGGAAGGGACGGTGTTGGGGGAATAGGAGGGGGAAGGGTCAGTGTTGGGGGAATAGGAGAGAGAAGGGTCAGTGTTGGGGGAATAGGAGGGGGAAGGGTCAGTGTTGGGGGAATAGGAGAGAGAAGGGTCAGTGTTGAGGgaataggagagggaagggtcagTGTTGAGGgaataggagagggaagggtcagTGTTGAGGGAATAGGAAAGGGAAGGGTCAGTGTTGGGGGAATAGGAGAGAGAAGGGTTAGTGTTGGGGAATAGGCGAGGGAAAGGTCGGTGTTAGGGAAAACTGATTAGTGCATGGGATTTCTATCTGGGAGTAGCCATACCTGATCCACAAGAAGGTCCTTCAAAAGACGGAGATTAGGAGGACGTGGCTGGAAGTGCTGGGGTGGGGTCTGTGCGGTGCTTCTACATGACGTGGGTGGAGCCTCCTCTGAGTCTGTCTGTTCTACAGAGCTCAGGCCCTCCGAAGCCACATCTACAATACAAAGACAAGAACATTATGTGCAGTACACCAACACCGTACCCACTGTACGGACGCCATCAATATGAGAATTGGATGTAACCCCATCATCCTACACAGCTCTGTACAGACTAAATACATCATTATTACATAAATATTACACACAGTACATATACCTCGTACCCATATATGCATACATGGTTATCTGGCAGAAGAAGGCCAATGTCTCATCTATCACTGTAAAGTATTGTGTATGGACAGCTTCCCTCAAACACAGGCCAGGTGGGTATCACTGGCAAATCTTCACACCTACACTGACTACGGCAGTgatcatgtgacaggcagctgttaCAGTATGACACAGGTAGTTCaaagtggacctgcactcttgcacaggacagaagaaaatcatagaaaaatgcaccctgtatgtatttagaaagtttagcctgtctaatcccccctcatctgtaactactcacaagttgtaatttgatctctcccatgtcacatgactgccatggtacatacgctcatttgaaagcacaggatgttaacaatatgtctgcttctatgaatcaggaagtagaaaaag
Encoded here:
- the CIPC gene encoding CLOCK-interacting pacemaker, with product MEKEHSGIAALERHKTRRCQPAAECDKDSGFSDVASEGLSSVEQTDSEEAPPTSCRSTAQTPPQHFQPRPPNLRLLKDLLVDQGSGPRMPSWTVRPSFQLLPNSSQILLFPPSLTPNKSRAPSRKPTRYLPILNSYPRIAPHPSQLPLRDNKQVAEPRIASHPSQLPLRGNKRVAEPRIASHPSQLPLRGNKRVADPRIASHPSHLPLRGNKRVADNCRHNQNKKPLPAPTCTSTGEKVLAVTSEGHLPDVRNEVPDLAIAQSDAGDSYGTDESDLRAATFSDTSHKTEHSVISQQKNKSLRFQNTLDVLHHSGLLSIAIKTKELARINQATQNQLEKLQEQVSLYTKAMSSNSPEDWRRLQESLAKGTASRKEIVM